A genomic window from Heterodontus francisci isolate sHetFra1 chromosome 36, sHetFra1.hap1, whole genome shotgun sequence includes:
- the LOC137351513 gene encoding inositol-3-phosphate synthase 1-A-like isoform X2, translating to MLVGWGGNNGTTVTAAVLSNKLGLSWMTKTGEKVANYYGSLFQASTVCLGTGPAGDVYVPFKDLLPTVNPNDIVFDGWDISSMNLSDAMVRAQVLDWQLQEQLKPHMKKFHPRPSVYIPEFIAANQEDRADNVIQGSKKEQVEQIRKDIRDFKAKSGVNKVIILWTANTERFCDVIPGVNDTAENLMKTIEYGGEISPSSMFAVASILEGCAYINGSPQNTFVPGAIDLAIKRKVFIGGDDFKSGQTKIKSVLVDFLVSAGLKTVSIVSYNHLGNNDGKNLSAPEQFRSKEISKSNVVDDMVQSNPILYKPSEKPDHCVVIKYVPYVGDSKRAMDEYTSEIMMGGTNTIVLHNTCEDSLLASPLILDLVILTELCQRITFQTELDPEFQTFHSVLSILSYLCKAPLVPDGSPVINSLFRQRTCIENILRACLALPPQNHMFLEHKMQRSFVTTRMAGHSAAQPIPCKTAKLNNILNKNHILNGHTNGYVN from the exons ATGCTGGTTGGATGGGGTGGTAACAACGGAACCACAGTTACTGCAGCAGTTCTGTCCAACAAGTTGGGACTTTCCTGGATGACCAAAACGGGCGAGAAG GTTGCTAATTACTATGGATCCTTGTTTCAAGCCTCCACTGTGTGCCTTGGGACTGGTCCTGCTGGTGACGTTTATGTGCCCTTCAAGGACCTATTGCCCACAGTGAATCCAAATGACATTGTGTTTGATG GCTGGGATATCTCCTCCATGAACCTCTCTGATGCCATGGTGCGAGCTCAGGTCCTAGACTGGCAGCTTCAGGAACAGCTGAAGCCTCACATGAAAAAGTTCCACCCTCGACCTTCTGTTTACATTCCAGAATTTATTGCAGCTAACCAGGAGGACAGGGCAGATAATGTGATCCAAGGTTCCAAAAAGGAGCAG GTGGAGCAAATTAGAAAGGACATCCGGGATTTCAAAGCAAAGAGTGGAGTCAACAAAGTGATTATTTTGTGGACGGCAAATACCGAACGCTTTTGTGATGTCATTCCTGGAGTAAATGACACAGCAGAAAACCTAATGAAGACAATTGAG TATGGAGGGGAGATATCCCCATCGTCCATGTTTGCCGTGGCTAGCATTttggagggctgtgcctacattaatGGATCTCCACAGAATACCTTTGTCCCAGGAGCCATTGATCTTGCCATCAAACGCAAGGTGTTTATTGGAGGTGATGACTTCAAATCTGGCCAGACAAAAATCAAATCTGTTCTTGTAGATTTCCTCGTCAGTGCTGGGCTAAAG ACTGTCTCGATTGTCAGTTACAATCACTTGGGCAACAATGATGGGAAGAACCTCTCTGCTCCAGAGCAGTTCCGATCAAAGGAGATTTCAAAGAGTAATGTAGTGGATGATATGGTTCAATCCAATCCTATCTTATACAAACCATCTGAGAAACCAGATCACTGT GTTGTTATTAAGTATGTCCCATATGTTGGAGATAGCAAACGTGCAATGGATGAATATACATCAGAGATTATGATGGGTGGCACTAACACCATTGTCCTCCATAACACCTGTGAG GATTCCTTGCTGGCAAGTCCTCTTATCCTGGACCTAGTGATCCTGACTGAGCTTTGCCAAAGGATAACATTCCAAACAGAATTGGAtccagaattccaaacattccacaGTGTTCTATCAATCCTCAGCTACCTTTGTAAAGCCCCATTGGTCCCAGATGGAAGTCCTGTCATCAACTCACTTTTCAGACAAAGGACCTGCATTGAAAATATTCTGAG agcgtGTCTGGCCCTTCCTCCTCAGAACCACATGTTCCTGGAACACAAGATGCAAAGAAGCTTTGTGACTACCCGGATGGCTGGTCACTCTGCTGCTCAGCCTATACCTTGCAAAACTGCAAAACTCAACAATATCCTCAACAAGAACCATATTTTAAATGGTCACACCAATGGATATGTTAATTAA
- the LOC137351513 gene encoding inositol-3-phosphate synthase 1-A-like isoform X1, with amino-acid sequence MAEKFTIESPDVTYTKEYIEAKYPYQTTQVYEENGLFKVKPRSTKFTFRTERKVPKLGVMLVGWGGNNGTTVTAAVLSNKLGLSWMTKTGEKVANYYGSLFQASTVCLGTGPAGDVYVPFKDLLPTVNPNDIVFDGWDISSMNLSDAMVRAQVLDWQLQEQLKPHMKKFHPRPSVYIPEFIAANQEDRADNVIQGSKKEQVEQIRKDIRDFKAKSGVNKVIILWTANTERFCDVIPGVNDTAENLMKTIEYGGEISPSSMFAVASILEGCAYINGSPQNTFVPGAIDLAIKRKVFIGGDDFKSGQTKIKSVLVDFLVSAGLKTVSIVSYNHLGNNDGKNLSAPEQFRSKEISKSNVVDDMVQSNPILYKPSEKPDHCVVIKYVPYVGDSKRAMDEYTSEIMMGGTNTIVLHNTCEDSLLASPLILDLVILTELCQRITFQTELDPEFQTFHSVLSILSYLCKAPLVPDGSPVINSLFRQRTCIENILRACLALPPQNHMFLEHKMQRSFVTTRMAGHSAAQPIPCKTAKLNNILNKNHILNGHTNGYVN; translated from the exons ATGGCTGAGAAGTTTACTATTGAGAGTCCAGATgtgacttacaccaaggaatataTTGAGGCAAAATATCCATACCAGACTACGCAGGTCTACGAAGAGAATGGATTATTTAAG GTGAAACCACGTTCTACCAAATTCACCTTCCGCACAGAGAGAAAGGTGCCGAAACTTGGTGTGATGCTGGTTGGATGGGGTGGTAACAACGGAACCACAGTTACTGCAGCAGTTCTGTCCAACAAGTTGGGACTTTCCTGGATGACCAAAACGGGCGAGAAG GTTGCTAATTACTATGGATCCTTGTTTCAAGCCTCCACTGTGTGCCTTGGGACTGGTCCTGCTGGTGACGTTTATGTGCCCTTCAAGGACCTATTGCCCACAGTGAATCCAAATGACATTGTGTTTGATG GCTGGGATATCTCCTCCATGAACCTCTCTGATGCCATGGTGCGAGCTCAGGTCCTAGACTGGCAGCTTCAGGAACAGCTGAAGCCTCACATGAAAAAGTTCCACCCTCGACCTTCTGTTTACATTCCAGAATTTATTGCAGCTAACCAGGAGGACAGGGCAGATAATGTGATCCAAGGTTCCAAAAAGGAGCAG GTGGAGCAAATTAGAAAGGACATCCGGGATTTCAAAGCAAAGAGTGGAGTCAACAAAGTGATTATTTTGTGGACGGCAAATACCGAACGCTTTTGTGATGTCATTCCTGGAGTAAATGACACAGCAGAAAACCTAATGAAGACAATTGAG TATGGAGGGGAGATATCCCCATCGTCCATGTTTGCCGTGGCTAGCATTttggagggctgtgcctacattaatGGATCTCCACAGAATACCTTTGTCCCAGGAGCCATTGATCTTGCCATCAAACGCAAGGTGTTTATTGGAGGTGATGACTTCAAATCTGGCCAGACAAAAATCAAATCTGTTCTTGTAGATTTCCTCGTCAGTGCTGGGCTAAAG ACTGTCTCGATTGTCAGTTACAATCACTTGGGCAACAATGATGGGAAGAACCTCTCTGCTCCAGAGCAGTTCCGATCAAAGGAGATTTCAAAGAGTAATGTAGTGGATGATATGGTTCAATCCAATCCTATCTTATACAAACCATCTGAGAAACCAGATCACTGT GTTGTTATTAAGTATGTCCCATATGTTGGAGATAGCAAACGTGCAATGGATGAATATACATCAGAGATTATGATGGGTGGCACTAACACCATTGTCCTCCATAACACCTGTGAG GATTCCTTGCTGGCAAGTCCTCTTATCCTGGACCTAGTGATCCTGACTGAGCTTTGCCAAAGGATAACATTCCAAACAGAATTGGAtccagaattccaaacattccacaGTGTTCTATCAATCCTCAGCTACCTTTGTAAAGCCCCATTGGTCCCAGATGGAAGTCCTGTCATCAACTCACTTTTCAGACAAAGGACCTGCATTGAAAATATTCTGAG agcgtGTCTGGCCCTTCCTCCTCAGAACCACATGTTCCTGGAACACAAGATGCAAAGAAGCTTTGTGACTACCCGGATGGCTGGTCACTCTGCTGCTCAGCCTATACCTTGCAAAACTGCAAAACTCAACAATATCCTCAACAAGAACCATATTTTAAATGGTCACACCAATGGATATGTTAATTAA